In a single window of the Elaeis guineensis isolate ETL-2024a chromosome 4, EG11, whole genome shotgun sequence genome:
- the LOC140857311 gene encoding uncharacterized protein, which yields MPQNFQNTPANRAPQGVQRQDAGQQKSKTQGRVYALTQQDANASNSVVTGMIKIASNDVYALFDPGAIHSFIATSFIKRTNEMSPTPLENDLCVCTPSGEVILVNSICKDCILSIEDREMKADLLVLEMKDFDRILGMDWLAAYHATVDCFKKTIRFQILDQSEFSFMSTKFFFHQKFISAIHAQRLLRKGCEGFLATVLDTQNEKLKLEDIPIMKEFSDVFSDDLPGLPPDREIEFSIDLIPGTSSVSKAPYRMAPAELKELQKQLQELLDKRFIRPSVSSWGALVLFVKKKDGSLRLCIDYRELNKVTVRNKYPLPRIDDLFDQLQGAQVFSKIDLRFGYHQLKIQSRDISKIAFRTRYGHYEFLVMPFGLINVPATFMDLMNRVFASYLD from the exons ATGCCTCAAAACTTCCAAAATACTCCCGCAAATCGGGCACCCCAAGGTGTACAAAGACAAGATGcgggacaacaaaaatcaaagacccaaggacgagtctatgcacttacacaacaggatgctaatgcttctaactcagtggtgacag GTATGATTAAAATAGCATCCAACGatgtctatgctctatttgaCCCTGGAGCTATccactcttttatagcaactagttttattaagagGACCAATGAGATGTCTCCTACACCTTTAGAAAATGATCTTTGTGTTTGCACGCCAAGCGGAGAggtgatcttggttaattcaatttgcaaagattgtaTACTAAGTATTGAAGATAGagagatgaaagcagacttattagtcttagagatgaaggactttgatcgaatcttggggatggattggttagcagcatatcatgctacagttgaTTGCTTCAAAAAGACAATAAggtttcaaattttagatcagtCAGAGTTCAGTTTCATGAGTACTAAATTCTTCTTTcaccagaagttcatctcagctatCCATGCCCAGAGACTtcttagaaaaggatgtgaaggatttctagccactgtattagaTACTCAGAATGAGAAACTCAAGTTAGAGGATATCCCTATTATGAAAGAATTTTCCGATGTTTTTTCAGATGACCTGCCTGGACTACctcctgatcgagagattgagttttctattgacttgatccctggtacgagttcagtttctaaagccccttatcgaatggctccagcagaattgaaggaattacaaaagcaattacaagagttgttggacaaGAGATTTATTAGACCTAGTGTATCATCTTGGGGAGCTCTAGTactttttgtgaagaagaaagacggtagccttcgactttgcatagactatcgagaattaaacaaggtaacagtgcgaaataaatatcctttaccacgaatcgatgatttgtttgatcagttgcaaggggcacaggtcttctcaaaaattgatcttcgttttggctaccatcagttgaagatacagtctagagatatatcaaaaatagcctttcggactagatatgggcattatgagtttttagTCATGCCCTTTGGTTTGATCAATGTACCGGCAACCTTCatggatcttatgaatcgagtgttCGCATCATACTTGGATTga
- the LOC140857312 gene encoding uncharacterized protein: protein MAVWLGFGIFGRPSPTTLPGNPNDDDATVPVAVPPSLLPAVEKEETTQIGVSLFEPEPASCRLPSCDPIEFHDANKEEKWRNAMHEEILSIEKNDTWELINLFQDHQAIGVKWVYKIKTNARGEIEKYKARLVVKGYKQQYGIDYDEVFSPVIRMETRCSIHIIFKEATTLHANDLQWLSRIPSLQYLDLSAVNLSKASNWLHEINMHPSLSVLKLSYTGLPGFPSTLQHVNFTSLIMLDLSDNEFQSATIPDWLLNISSLVQLDLSFCNIHGRLSVAVDMLGNLNRLKYLDLSGNNIIGHTKQMLGNLSQLRHLSLSGNQISGQFPESLGNLSHLEYLDLSYNRISGEIQKSMGNLHNLEVLDLSSNQITGWIPEEILGNNSQLRSLYLRSNQISGEIPKNLRDASHLEDLDLFNNRISGEIPETIGNLHNLESLMLGGNNITGQIPRNMSNLCDLQWLDLSNNNFAGEITSLIEGFSECIKNNKLDRGSSLKSLAFMVMSNNNFSGTIPESLGQLSGLVELDLSSNSFTGYLSEVHFSNLTRLKVLDLSYNSLKLNLSDGWIPSFNARIIRMCSCHVGPKFPAWLRTQTYLDSLCLSEAGISDKIPSWLWYRDMTYLNVSHNSMEGRIPSSLGATLMYHLI from the exons ATGGCAGTCTGGCTTGGTTTTGGGATCTTTG GTAGGCCATCTCCGACCACCCTCCCCGGCAACCCCAACGACGACGATGCTACCGTCCCGGTGGCAGTGCCACCATCCCTATTGCCGGCagtagaaaaagaagaaacaacaCAAATAGGagtgtccctgtttgagcccgaaccggcatctTGCCGGCTTCCAA GTTGTGATCCAATTGAGTTCCATGAtgcaaataaagaagaaaaatggagaaatGCCATGCATGAAGAAATTTTATCAATCGAGAAGAATGACACCTGGGAACTCATAAATCTTTTCCAAGATCATCAAGCGATTGGAGTCAAATGGGTGTACAAAATAAAAACAAATGCAAGAGGAGAAATTGAAAAGTATAAAGCTCGTTTGGTGGTGAAAGGCTACAAACAAcaatatggtattgattatgatgaagttTTTTCTCCAGTTATTCGAATGGAGACA AGGTGCAGCATTCATATAATCTTCAAAGAAGCAACAACTCTACATGCTAATGACCTTCAGTGGCTCTCTCGAATCCCCTCTCTGCAGTACCTTGACTTGAGTGCTGTCAACCTCTCCAAGGCATCAAATTGGCTTCATGAGATCAATATGCATCCTTCTCTGTCAGTCTTGAAATTATCTTATACTGGACTTCCTGGTTTTCCTTCGACTCTGCAGCATGTAAACTTCACTTCTCTCATCATGCTCGATCTCTCTGACAATGAATTTCAATCTGCCACCATCCCTGACTGGCTGCTTAATATTAGCAGCCTCGTTCAACTCGATCTCAGTTTTTGCAACATTCATGGGAGGTTATCAGTTGCAGTAGATATGTTGGGGAATCTCAACCGTTTGAAGTATTTGGATTTATCTGGAAACAATATTATCGGGCATACCAAACAAATGTTGGGAAATCTTAGCCAATTAAGGCACTTGTCATTATCTGGCAATCAAATTAGTGGCCAATTTCCAGAAAGCCTGGGAAATCTTAGCCACCTCGAGTATTTAGACTTGTCTTACAATCGAATCAGTGGAGAAATACAAAAAAGCATGGGGAACCTCCACAACTTGGAG GTATTGGATTTGTCCTCTAACCAGATCACGGGATGGATACCAGAAGAAATACTGGGGAATAATAGCCAACTGAGGAGCTTATATTTGAGAAGCAATCAAATTAGTGGTGAAATTCCAAAAAATCTAAGGGATGCTAGCCACCTGGAGGATTTAGATCTGTTTAACAACAGAATCAGTGGAGAAATACCAGAAACCATTGGGAACCTCCACAACTTGGAGAGCTTAATGTTGGGAGGTAATAATATTACCGGACAAATTCCAAGAAACATGTCGAATCTCTGCGACCTACAGTGGTTGGACTTATCAAATAACAATTTTGCAGGAGAGATCACAAGTCTTATAGAAGGATTTTCTGAAtgcattaaaaataataaattggaTAGGGGAAGCAGTTTGAAGAGTTTAGCATTTATGGTCATGAGTAACAATAATTTCAGTGGGACAATTCCAGAAAGTCTGGGCCAGTTATCTGGGCTTGTAGAGTTAGATCTGTCCTCGAACTCTTTCACAGGATACTTGAGTGAAGTGCACTTTTCCAACCTCACAAGGTTGAAGGTTTTGGATCTGTCTTACAACTCCTTGAAATTGAACCTAAGTGACGGTTGGATTCCTTCTTTCAATGCTCGTATTATTAGGATGTGCTCTTGCCATGTGGGACCTAAATTTCCTGCTTGGCTTCGAACCCAGACATATCTGGATTCATTGTGCCTCTCTGAAGCTGGAATTTCGGACAAGATTCCATCATGGTTGTGGTATAGGGATATGACTTACCTCAATGTATCCCATAATTCCATGGAAGGACGAATACCAAGTTCTTTGGGGGCCACTCTTATGTATCACTTGATCTGA
- the LOC140857313 gene encoding receptor-like protein EIX2, with product MILDLSDNKLSGGLPDCWSKSQRGIIEVPKSKRVEDTSSTVAYTMKLQSLHMRNNSLSGEFPSFLRLCKQLVILDLGENRYSGNIPTWIGESLPSLRVLRLRSNFFDGNIPIQISSLSFLQVLDLACNNFSGNLPSSFGNFTAMVEIQEGSKPMLSNISTGSYYEESLLISAKGSDLEYTSVLLLVTSIDLSHNNFFGEIPNEVTNLSVLYFLNLSGNHFTGNIPQNIGRIPSGYQFLTFNDPSIYIGNHNLCGQPLQDCPTHKPPHQEEEQVDEDDCDMIWIYASSVLGFILGFWSFVGTIMIKKDIRISYLRFIDRTFDWFIKN from the exons ATGATTCTTGATCTCTCCGATAATAAATTATCTGGAGGACTTCCAGATTGCTGGAGCAAGTCACAACGAGGAATTATTGAGGTACCAAAAAGCAAAAGAGTAGAAGATACATCTAGCACGGTGGCATATACTATGAAACTCCAATCTTTACACATGAGGAACAATAGCTTATCTGGTGAATTTCCTTCCTTCCTGAGACTTTGTAAACAATTAGTTATTCTTGATCTTGGTGAAAACAGATACTCGGGCAACATACCCACATGGATTGGAGAAAGCCTTCCGTCTCTAAGGGTTCTTCGTCTAAGATCAAATTTCTTTGATGGTAATATTCCGATACAAATATCTAGTCTGTCTTTTCTTCAGGTTTTGGACTTGGCATGCAACAATTTTTCAGGAAATTTGCCATCATCTTTTGGAAATTTTACTGCCATGGTTGAGATACAAGAAGGAAGCAAACCAATGCTTTCAAATATTAGCACAGGGTCGTATTACGAAGAGAGTCTCTTGATATCTGCAAAAGGATCGGACCTTGAGTACACTAGCGTGCTTTTACTGGTTACAAGCATTGACCTATCACACAATAATTTTTTCGGGGAAATACCTAATGAAGTGACAAATCTTTCTGTATTGTATTTCTTGAACTTATCTGGAAATCATTTCACCGGAAACATCCCACAAAATATTG GAAGAATTCCATCAGGATATCAATTTCTGACCTTCAATGACCCTTCCATCTACATCGGTAATCATAACCTTTGTGGACAGCCATTGCAAGATTGCCCCACTCATAAACCTCCACATCAAGAAGAGGAACAAGTAGATGAAGATGACTGTGATATGATATGGATTTATGCTAGCTCGGTATTGGGATTTATCTTGGGATTCTGGAGTTTCGTTGGTACAATAATGATCAAGAAGGATATCAGGATTTCTTATCTTCGATTCATTGACAGAACATT